CGTCGGTGCGCTTGCGGCGTGGGGGAACGGCAATTGCCGCTGTTTCGGAGGAGTCGGTGTCGCTCATGCGGCGCGGTCCGTTGCGGAAAGGCGCGGTGCGCTGGCTATGAGCGACCGCGTGTAGTCGTGCTGCGGGTTGGCAAAGAGCTGGGCCGCCGGCCCGACCTCTACCACTTCTCCCAGATACATAACGGCGACACGATCGGAAATCGATTCCACGATGGCCAGATCGTGGCTGATGAAAAGGTAGGAGAGGCCGAGATCGTCGCGCAATTGCTGGAGCAGGAGCAGCACCTGCGCCTGTACCGACACGTCGAGCGCACTCACCGGCTCATCGAGCACGAGAATGCTGGCTTCAGCGGCAAGGGCTCGGGCGATGGCGATGCGCTGGGCCTGTCCGCCGGAGAATTCGTGTGGATAGCGTTCGAGCGTGTCGAGCGGCATCTTCACGGCGTCGATTAGCTCGCGTTTGCGAATGGCGCGCCGCGTGCTGTCATAGGTGCAGAGCAGGCGCAGCGGCACATCGAGAATATCGCCGATGGTCTTGCGCGGGTTGAGCGAGGCGACGGGGTCCTGAAAGACATATTGGATAGTGCGACCAAAGGCGCGTGAGCCGGAGGAAGCGAGCTCGGCCCAGGGTTTGTTGTCGATGAGCATGGTGCCAGATGTGGGGTGTTCGAGGCCGACCAGCATACGGGCGAGTGTCGATTTGCCCGAGCCGCTCTCGCCGACGATACCGAGGGTTTCGCCACGCTTGAGATCGAGCGAAATGCCGCGGACGGCCTGCACCTCGCTGGCCTGACGTCCGAAGAGATTGCGGCCACCGCCGAAGGTTTTGATGAGATCGCGGATTTGGATGGCGTTCTGGCTCATGCGCTTGCCTCCATAAACAGCGGCCGGACCCGGTCGAGGAAACCGTGGCCTTCTCCTAGCTCGGGCACGCAGGCGATGAGGCGCTTGGTATAGTCGTGCTGGGGGTCGCGCAGCACCGCCTGCGTTTCTCCCTGTTCGACGATTTCGCCATTTTTCATAACCGCGACGCGGTCACAGACTTGGGCCACGACGCCGAAATCGTGGGTGATCAGGAGAAGGGCGAGACCGCGCTCGCGGCGCAGGTTTTGCAGAAGGTCGAGAATGCGGGCCTGCACCGTGACATCGAGCGCGGTGGTCGGCTCGTCGGCGATGATGATGTCGGGGTCATTGGCGAGCGCCATGGCGATGCCGATGCGCTGGCGCTGGCCGCCTGAGAGTTCGTGGGGATAGGCGCTGGCGCGGCTTGCTGCATCGCGGATACCCACGGTTTCCATCAGTCCGACGGCGCGCTGGCGGGCCCCGTGCTTGCCGATGGGATTATGGGCGAGGACTGCCTCGGCGATCTGGTGGCCGACCGAGAAGAGCGGATGGAGCGTCGTCAGCGGGTCCTGGAAGACATAGGCGACGCGGGCGCCGCGGAGGGCGATGAGTTCCTGCTCGCGCATCGAGAGCACATCCTTGCCTTGGATATAGACGCCGCCATTGGTGATGACGCCGGGCGGCGAGGCGACCAGGCCCATCAGCGAGAGCGCCGTCACCGACTTGCCCGAGCCGCTTTCGCCGATGAGGCCGAGACACTCGCCTTTGCCGAGATGGAAGCTGATGTCGCGAACGGCGGGGGTTATGGAGGCGCCGGTATCGAAGCCGGTTGAAAGGTTTTCGACGACGAGGGCAGGGGCGTCCGAAAGGGTTGGGGCAGGCTTGGTCTGGCGGCCGATTTTTGTGACCGGCATGGGGCGGCCGAGGGTGCCGGAACGGAGGCGCGGATCGAGCACGTCGCGGATGCCGTCGCCTAGCAAATTGATGCTCATGACCAGGAGGAAGATCATCACGCCGGGAATGATCGAGGCATGCGGGCCGGTGAAGAGCTGGGCGCGGGCCTGGCCGAGCATAGAGCCTAAGTCCGATGTCGGCGGCTGGGCCCCGAGACCGAGGAAGGAGAGGCCGGCGGTTTCAAGGATCATCCAGCCCACGGTGGTCGACATGGTGATGACAATGACAGGCAGGACATTGGGCAGCACTTCGGTGAAGAGGACCGCCGCGTGGCTCTTGCCCGAGAGGCGCGCGGCGTCGACGAATTCGCGATTGCTGATCGAGACGGTGACGCCGCGAATATTGCGGGCAAAGAAGGGGATATTGACGAGCGCGATGGCGTAGAGAGCGTTGAGAAGGCCGGGTCCAAGCGCAGCGACGATGGCAATGGCCAAGAGGATATAGGGGAAGGCCATCAGCATATCGACAAAGCGCATGAGGATGCTGTCGGCGGCGCCGCGAGCATAGCCGGCGACGAGGCCAATGAGGGAGCCGAAGAAAGCCGCGAGGGCAGTGGCGCTGACGCCGACGAGCAACGAAACCTGTGTGCCCCAGATGAGGCGCGAAAGAATATCGCGGCCGAGGTGATCGGTGCCGAGGAGGTGCCCAGCGCTGAGCGGGGGCAGCAGGCGCTTGGGCTGGTCGGTGATATCCGGGTTTGGGATCGGGAGGATCGGCGCGAGGAGCGCCAGGATGACGATGAAGCCGAAAATGAAAAGACCGGCCGCGGCAAGGCGATTGGCCATCAGCAATTGCAGATTGCTGCGGCGCTTGCGGGCGGAGGTTGGGATAGGGACAATGAGATCGGTCATGCTTTGAGCCTTGGATCGAGCATGGCCTGCGCGACATCGGCCAGAAGATTGACGAGCACATAGACGGTAGCGGCAACGAGCACGCCGCCTTGCACCAGAAGCATATCGCGAGTGGAGACGGCCTTGACCAGCATCTGGCCGAGGCCGGGCCACTGGAACACGGTTTCGATATAAACGGCACCACCGAGCACGAAGCCGGCCTGAATGCCGAGCACAGGAATGATGGAGACGAGTGCAGCGCGGAAGGCGTGACGATAGATAACCTTGTTTTCGCTAAGGCCCTTGGCACGCGCGGTGCGGATGAAATCCTGACGCAGGACTTCGAGCATGGCGGCGCGGGTGAGGCGGGCGACAACGCCAGTGGCGACGATGGCGAGGGTGGACGCGGGCAGGATCAGATGGCGCAGGAGGTCGGGTAGGTCGCCGCCGCCATAGACGGCATACATGCCCGAAGCCGGGAGCAGGCGCCATTGCACGGCGAAGAACAGGATGAAGACCAGGCCAAGGAAGAAGGCCGGCATGGAAATGCCGATAAGGACAAAGAAGGTGACGATCCGGTCGGTCCAGCCGAACTGGCGCACTGCCGAGACGATGCCGGCGAGAATGCCGAGGACCGAACATATGACCAGCGACGCCCCGGCAAGGATCAGAGTGGCGCCAAAACGTTCAAGCACTTCATCAAGCACGGGGCGATTGAGAATATAGGAGCGGCCGAAATCGCCCTGGAGAAGGTTGCCGATCCAGATGACATATTGCTCGGGCCAGGAACGATCGAGCCCAAGGGCGCGATTGATGCGCGCGACATTGTCGGGCGTCGCATAGGAGCCGAGAAGGGCCTGGGCGGGGTCGCCGGGGATCAGTTTCATCACCAGGAAGACGATGACGGAGAGGCCGAGGATAACGGGGATCGCGGCCAGGAGGCGTTTGCCGATATAGGCGGTCATGGGGGCCTCCTTTTGGCGGTGCGGGTGGGGAGAACCCCCACCTAGCCTCCCCCTGGTTGGGGGGAGGGATGGATCGCGTATTGTTGTGGGCGATGGTTTGCAGCTGGTGGGGTGCTCCCAACCCTATTGTTTGGTCACGTCTCGCAGGACCAGTGAGAAGTCCGGCTGCAGTTCGAAATCGCCCACGGCGCTCGTGACGACGGCGTTTTGCTTCCAGTTGGCGACGAAGAGCCAGGGAGCGTCTTCGTGGGTGATGGCCTGGACTTGCTTGTAGAGTTCGCCGCGCTCTGCCGGATCGGTGGAGAGACGCGCCTTGTCCAGAAGGTCGTCGACTTCCGGGTTGGAATAATAGGACGAGTTGAAGCCACCTTCCGCCGGGAAAGCCGCCGTGCGAAGGGTCAGGAAGGGCAGGGTGTCGGGGTCGGAGGTCATCCAGGCCATTTCGGCCATGTCGCCCTTGCCTTCCAGGCCGGGATTCACTTCAGAGAGGAAGGTGTTCCACTCATAGGTCTTGATCTCGACATCTAGGCCCACGGCGGCGAGATCGGCCTGGATGGCTGTGCCCATGGGGACGGGATCGAGCATGCCCGAGCCCCCTTCGGTGACGAGGAAGGTGAGCTTGGCGCCTTCAGCGCCGGCTTCGGCAAGGAGCGCCTTGGCTTTTTCCGGATCATAGGGATAAGGCGCGACGTCTTCGTTATAGGCCCAGTTGAAGGCGGGCGGGATGGGGCCGGCGGAGACGTCGGCCGTGCCTTGCAGCACGTCGTTGACGAGGCTTTCCTTGTTGACCGCGTAGTTGACCGCCTGGCGCACGCGCTTATCGGCGAAGGGGCCGTCCTTGGCGTTGAGCATGACATACCAGACATGGGGCCCGACGGCTTCCACCACCTGGTAATTGGCGTCACTGGCGAACTGGGCGACGTTGTCTGGCGGAGTTTCGAGCAGCACGTCGATGCCGCCCGAGAGCATTTCGGCAACGCGGGTATTGGCGTCGGTGATCGGGCGGAAGATGACCGCTTCGAGCGAGGGAGCGCCGTCCCAATAGGCATCGTTGCGCGAGGCGACGACGCTGGTATTGGACTGCCATTCCTCGAACTTGAAGGGGCCGGTGCCGACAGGATGGCGACCGTAATCGGCGCCATATTGCTCGACTGCGGCGGGCGAGACGATGAGGCCGGTGGGGGAGGCCAGATTGCTCATGAAGGGGGCGAAGGCTTCGTTGAGGGTGAATTTGACCGTCAGGTCATCCACCACTTCGACGTCCTTGACCGAGGAAAAGAAGAAGGCGAGCGGGAAGGGGCCGGTCGAGGCGAAGGGGTGGTCTTCCTTCAACATGCGATCGAAGTTGAATTTCACCGCTTCGGCGTTGAACGGGGTGCCGTCGTGAAAGGTGACGCCTTCGCGGAGGTTGAAGACGTATTCGAGCCCATCTTCGGAAATGGTCCAGTCGGTGGCGAGCGCCGGTTCGATCTCGAGCGTGCCGGGGGTGTTGCGCACGAGGCCGTCGTAAATGTTGACGGCGATGCGGAAATCGTTGGCGGCGGTCGAGACATGCGGATCGAGCGATGCTGGTTCGGCGATCTGGCCCACCACCAGAATATTGGGCGGCGTCTGTGCCATGGCCGGAGAGACCAGGGCAAAAGCGGTGGCGGCGAGCAGGACCGGCGCTAGGCCTTTCCAGGTGCGGATCATTGATAACCTCCTTGCGTTCCCTCGCCCTTGCCTTGCGGTGGGGACCGTGTGAGAAGGGCTCGCATAATTTATCATCATAAATTTTCCATCTGTCAATTTATGATGATAAATAACTTGAAGAGGATGTTGCATGACCTTTTCCATCGTCGCTCGCGATCCGCAAACTGGCGCCTTTGGCATTGCCACAGCGACGGCTGGGCCGATGGTGGGGGCTTTGGTGCCACATACACGCAGTGGCCGCGGTGCGGCGGCGACGCAGGCGATGACCAATCCCTATCTTGCGTTCGATGCTCTGGAGCTGCTTGATGGGCGGGATGCCGAAGCGGCTTTGCAGGCGGCGTTGGCTAGGGATGAAGAGGCCGCTTTGCGGCAGATGATTGTCGTTGATCAGGTTGGCAGGACCGCGGCATGGACTGGCCAAAGCTGTATCGCTTTTGCGGGGCATCTTTGCCGCGACGGCGTGGCTGTTGCTGGAAACATGCTGGCGGGTCCAGAGGTGATTGCCGACATGCTTTCAGCATATCTGTTGCTTAAGGGAAAAGTCGATTTCGCGTCGACCCTGCTTGGCGCGCTCAACGCAGGTGCCGAGACTGGGGGCGATATCAGGGGCATCGGTTCAGCGGCGTTGCGGGTCCATGGCGCCGAGTCCTTCGCCGAAGTCGACATAAGGGTGGATTGGTCGGAGGAGCCACTGGTTGACCTCCAAGGGCTGCTTGATCGGGCGTCTGGCGGTCCTTATGCTGAGTTTTTCTCAACGTTGCCGAGGCGTGCTGGGCATTTCTGAGCGCTAGTGGGTAGGAGCTTACGGTTGGGAAGCATCCCTCTCTAGACCATAGTCCTCACTCGATCAGTTGTTCCTGCTAAAGCACAGCCGATATAGTGGGACACTTAGCTGCGGTTACCGTCTCATCCGGTACCCCGTTGCCGAAAAGACCTTGAGGCGCTCTGGGTCGCAGAACACGGCAAGAGAACTGCCCGTGGGGATTTCAGCGTTTTTGCGATGTTCGATAATCAGGTTCTGCCCGTCGGGAAGGGTGGCGTAGAGGTATTGCGTTCCGCCCAGATATTCGCTGAAGTCGACGCCCACGCGGAAATCCACTTGCCCCGCATTGCCCACCTCAATGTGCTCGGGCCGAATGCCGATAGTAACCGGGGTGCCCGGTTCTGCCGGAGTGTACCCCAGTGTCAGGGTTCGTCCGGCCACGTCCACACCGCCGTTTGCAGCGACACCCTCAATAAAGTTCATTTTGGGTGAGCCGATGAAGCCAGCAACGAAGATGTTGTCTGGATTTTCGTAGACCTCCCGTGGCGTGCCCACCTGCTCGATCTTGCCATCGCGTAGCACCACGATCTTGTCAGCCAGGGTCATGGCCTCGGTCTGGTCGTGGGTCACGTAGATCATCGTGTTGCCGAGCTCTTTGTGCAGGCGCGCGATTTCGATGCGCATCGAGACGCGCAGTTCGGCGTCGAGATTGCTGAGAGGTTCGTCGAAGAGGAACACATCGGGCTTGCGCACGATGGCTCGGCCGATGGCGACGCGCTGGCGTTGGCCACCAGAGAGTTGGCCCGGACGCCGTTCGAGTAGCGGTTCGATCTTGAGGATTTTGGCGGCGGCGGCGACACGCGTGTCTACTTCGACCTTGGGGGTATTGGCCATCTTGAGGCCAAAACCAAGATTGTCCCGCACACTCATGTGCGGATAGAGCGCGTAGGACTGAAAGACCATGGCGATGCCGCGCTGGGAAGGATCAAGATCAGTTACATCGCGGCCACCGATGCTGATTTCGCCATCGGTGACCTCTTCGAGCCCGGCGATCATGCGTAGAAGAGTCGATTTGCCGCAGCCCGAGGGGCCAACAAAGACGACGAACTCACCGGCTGCCACATCGAGATCGATGCCATGGATGACGTGGGTAGAGCCATAACTTTTGCGGACTTGCCGTAGCGCCATGCCAGTTGCGTTTGCCATGATTGCTCCTTCAGCTCTGGCGTAGCCAGACCAGCATTTCGCCGGGCTCGCGGTTGTCCCAAAGGTGGTAGGGCACGAGGCGGGCTTGCTCGGTTTCGGTCTCGGGCGCCTTGTCGGAATAAAGCGCGTCGCCCCAGTTTTCGGCGGTTTCGCGCAGCACCGGGATGTCGATGGCGATGGCGCCGCGGAGGTCTGGAATTGTTGCGGTCTGTGCCTCCCCGAGTCCACGCTGTAGGAGGATCGAGTTGAGCCCGGTGCCATTGTCGGTGCCTTCGAGGCAATAGACCAGCGGACCACGCATGACAGCGACGCGCCCGGCATCGTGCCGAACGGAGGGATGGGCGCGGAGGGTTCGTGGCTCGAGCGGCAGGTCGAGGGTGACAGCGTCGCCCTTTTGCCATTCGCGCGCGATGCGGACATAGCCATCGGTTGACGCCGCGGCGACGTCCTGTGCCTGCCCGTTCACTGCCAACTTGGCGCCGTGGGCCCAGGCCGGAATGCGGAGGGATACGGCGAACCAAGCCGCTGCTTCGGGCTCGATGCTGATGTCGATATTGCCCGACCACGGATAATTGGTCTTCTGGGTCAGAGTGAATTTTGCGCCATTGGCAAGTTCAACGCGCGCTTCGCTCTCAGCATAGAGATGCACGGCGATTTCGTCGTCGGCGACGGCGTAGATGTAGGAACCGAGCGAGGTGACGAGGCGGGCGATATTAGGCGGGCAGCAGGGGCAGGGGTGCCAGGTCCAACGGTGGTGCTTGCCCGTCGACTCCAGCGGATTGTCGTAAAAGAAAGTCTTTCCATCGGTCGAAAGGCCTGTGATGGCGCCGTTGTAGAGAGCCTGCTCCATCGTGTCTGCATAGCGCCGGTTGGGGCCGCGACCAAGCATGCGGGAGGCCCAGAAGACGAGGCCGACCGAAGCGCAGGTTTCGGCATAGGCGGTGTCGTTTGGAAGGTCGTAATAGTCGGTGAAGCCTTCGTTGGCTTCCGCTGGCCCAATGCCGCCGGTGATGTACATCTGCTTTTGGGTGAGGTCGGCCCAGAGTGTTTCGAGTGCCGAGGTCAGGCTGTCGTCATTGTACTCGGTGGCGAGATCGGCCATGGCCGAATAGAGATACATGGCGCGCACGGCATGTCCGACGACCTTGGTCTGTTCGCGCACTGGCAGGTGCGACTGGTTGTATTCCAGGGTATTTTTCTGAACGCCCTTAGGATCGCGGTTTTGCGCGATGGCTTCCTCGATGAAGAAGTGCGGCTCTTGTCCTCGCTCGTCCACAAAGAACTTGGCAAGGTCCATGTATTCCTGCTTGCCGGTGACGCGCGCGAGCTTGACGAGCGCCAACTCGACCTCTTCATGGCCGCAATAACCACGAACCTGGCCCGGTCCGCGCCCGAATTTCTTGACGCAGTAATCTGCCATGCGGCTCATGACATCGAGGAACTTGCGCTTGCCGGTAGCTTGGTAATAGGCCACGGCGCCTTCGATCATATGGCCGGCACAGTAGAGCTCGTGGAAATCGCGCAGGTTGGTCCATTTCCATTCGGGCTTGATGCGCTGGAAGAATGAGCTGAGGTAGCCGTCGGGGTCCTGCAGCTTTTCGTACATATCGATGATGGCATCGGCCCGCGCCTCCAGCTCTGGATTGGGCTTGCGATAGAGCGAATAGGCGATGGTCTCGATCGACTTGCCGAGATCGCTGTCCCAGAACATCTGCGGGGTGCCCAGCCAATGGAGAATCGGAATGACGATGCCGGGGCTCGGAACGTCGGGATTGATCTGGTCGAGCATGCCGGCGGCAACACAACGGTCGAGCAGGATGGCGGCGGTGTGGTCGCACACGGCTTCCTGCCAGTCGCCCCAGTAGCCACCGACAGTGACGGAAGGAACGGGCAGCGGGCGAAACTGGCGATTGGGAGCGATAGTCATGTTGACACCTGTATGTGCGATCATTTTACGGCGCCGGCCATGAGGCCGCGCATGTAGTAGCGTTGGAGAAGCAGGAAGATGGCGAGGCAGGGGATGGTCATGACCATCACGCCGGCCTGCACCGCTCCCCAGTTGATGGCACCCAGCCGGCCGGCGCGAACGGCCGTCATCAGCACTGGCAGGGTGTATTTGTCATTGTCCGAAAGCAGGATCAGTGCCGCCAGGAACTCGTTCCAGGCATTGAGGAAAGCAAAGATCGCAACCGTAGCTACGCCCGGCATGACCAGGGGCAACAGCACGCGCACTAGCAACTTGATGTCGCGTGCGCCGTCGATGCGGGCGGCTTCCTCGATCTCGCGGGGCACCGCATCGAAGGCGTTGCGCATCATGAAGACCGAGAAGGGCAGTTGCAGCGTCACGTAGACAAGGATCAGCCCAACGAGCGAATTGTTTAGGCCCAGTCTTGCGAGGATGATGAAGAGCGGGGTCAGGATGGACTGGAACGGGATCATCAACGTGGCGATGATCAGGATGAAGAACACGTTCTTGAACGGGAAGCGGTAGCGCGAGAAGCCGTAGCCGGCGAGCAGCGACACGATCACCGTCAGCACGACCGTGCTGAGCGAGACAAGCAGAGAATTGAAGGTGTGCTGCCAGATGCCTGAACCAAAGGTGTCGAGGGTGGCATAGCTGTCGAAGCTGATACCCGTTGTAGGCCAGGGTGGCAGGGGCGGGGTCTGGGATTCGCTGCCGCTGCGGAGGGACGATAGCCCGGCCCAGAAGAACGGGGCGAGGAAGAAGAACGAGGCGACGAGCCCGAACCCGTGAAAGCCTAACCCGCCCATAAATTTGCGCCGGGCGCGGGCCTGTTTCGTTGCGGCACTCATTTGTCGTCTCCGACGCGGAGCAGCCAGAGCTGGACGACGCTGAGCGCCACCAGAATGCCGAGAAGGACGATGGAAAGCGCCGAGCCATAGCCGAGCTGGAACGACACGAAGGACTGATTGAAGATATAATAGACCACAGAGATCATGCGGTTTTGCGGGCCTCCGCTGGTCATGATGTAGAACTGGTCAAAGGCCAGCACCGAGCCAGTGACAGAGAGGATCAAGGACAGGGCGAGCGTGCGGCGCATCAGCGGCAGCGTGAGAAAGCGGAATCGCTGCCAGCGGCTCGCGCCGTCGATGCGGGCGGCTTCGATGAGGTCGCTGGGGATGGATTGGAGCCCTGTGAGCAGGATGATCATGGTGAAGCCCACGATCTTCCAGACCACCATTGCGATGATGGTGGGGAACGCATTGTTGAAGGTGGCGAGAAGATTGGCGCTGCGGCCGGTGACGCCGAACAGGCGCAGGAGGGGGCTGAAAAGGCCGCTATCCACATTGGCGAGCCAGACCCAGAGTAGGGAAGCCGTCGCCAAGCCAACGACCACCGGCAAGAAGAAAATGGTGCGATAGGCGCTGACGCCGCGCCGTTCATTTTGCACGAAGAGGGCTAGCGGAAAAGCCAGGGCGAAAATGGCAATGGTGGCGATGACGGTATAATAGGCGGTGAAACTCAGCGCCGCCGCAAAGCGCGTGTCGCTGAACATGCGCGAATAATTGCCCAGTCCAATCCAGCTTGGTTGGCCCAGCAATGGCCAGTTGTGAAAGCTCATCCAGACGGTGAACAGCACGGGAATGACGAAGAAGATCGTCACGAGGATTATGGCCGGCGTTATATAGAGCAGCCCCTGCCACTGGCGGTTTTTGCGCGCCCGACGGCGTGGCTTGATGGCTGCCGCAAGTGGAGTGGCGGTGGTCATGGACATGAATGGAATCCGGTTGAAGATGCGGGAGGCCCCGGCTGAATGGCTTCAGCAGAGCCTCCCGCTTTTCCCCATCAGGGCGCGTTGTCGATGATCGACTGCATTTCGGACTGGGCATTGGCGAAGGCGCCATCCACATCGTCGCCATAGATGGCGGCATTGGTGAAGGTTGCCCACGGGCCGTTGGCGCTGTTGATCAAGTCGTTGAACAAGAGCGTGTAGGGTGTCTTCGCCACGGCGATGGCGTCGACGGCAACCTGCAGGCGCGGATCGAGGCCGGCGAGGGTTTCCGCAGCGATATCGGACCGGGTCGGCAGCGAACCGTTCTGTGCCAGGATCTTCTGGCCCTCGGGCGAATAGGCGAACTCGATGAACTCCTGCACGGCAGCAAGGCGCGGTGTGTCCTTGGTGACAACGATATTATCGCCACCGGCAAAGGACGAGGTGCCGCCTTCGATGCCCGGGATCATGGTCACCCCGAAGTCGATATCGGGATAGTCATTGACCAGCGTCCCGATGGCAAAGGCGCCCAAGCTCTGGTGGCCAATCTTGCCATTGGTGAAGCTGAGGAAGTTGACGCCATTGTCGGTCGCCGAACCTTCCGGAACCAAGTCCTTCTCCACCATGGACCGGTACTTATCGATCGCAGCGCGCATCTGTGGCGTATCGAGCGTCGCCGTTTGGCCGTCTGGGGAGAGAATATCTGCGCCGGAAGCCCAGACCAGCGGTGTAAAGGTGAAGATCATGCAGCCGCCGCAAGAGCCGCCAGAAAAATAGAAGCCGTAATTGTCACCGCCGAGCGCACGAATGGCTTCGGCATTGGCCTCGATCTCATCCCAATTAGCGGGCGCCTTTTCTGGATCTAGGCCAGCCTGCTCGTAGAGGCCCTTGTTCCAGGCGAGTACCGAGGTTTCAACCAGCAGGGGCAGGCCATAAATCTTGTCCTCATAAGTCCCTAACGTCACATGCGAGGGCGAGAGGCTCTCGAAATAGTCGAGGCCCTTGGCCCACTCGGTCAGGTCCTGCAACTGTCCGGCCGCGGCGAAGGACGGCGTGTAGATCAGGTCCAGCGAGAGCGCGTCCGGTGCCTGGCCGCCGGCAATGGCGGTGGCATATTTCTGCACCAGTTCGGCAAACGGCACTTCCGTCAGCGCGATCTGGTTTTTGTGGCTGGCATTATAGGCGTCGGCCAGCGAGGTGAATGCGGTGCCGATGCCGGTGCGCACCCACATATTAATGGTTTCCTGTGCCATTGCGTTCGACACTAGGCACAGTGAGGCAAGACTGGTTGCGACCAGTAGTTTGCGGATCATAGTTTCACTCCTCCCAAAGTAGACCAGTACGCCGGTCCTCGCGTTTCAATTGCGGAGAACACCCCCGCAGGATTGTCTGATGACAAGTTGGCACGGCAGCTTGCGTATCCCGGGCTCGACAGTCTCTCCCGCTGCCAAAGCCAGAACCAGGCGGCCCGCTTCCCGGCCGAGTGCCTTCAAATTCATATCGATAGTGGTCAACGGTGGGCGCGTCGCCGCAGCCACAATTTCCCAATTGTCGAAGCCGATGACCGAGACCTCGTCCGGAACCGACACGTCACGCTCGCGCAGGGCGTCGACAACACCGCGGGCAATCTGATCGTTGCCGCAGAATATGGCGTCGGGCTTGTCGCCCCCGACGCTCCAGAGTTGGGAAACGGCTTCGTGGCCCCATTGCTCGGACCAGGTGCCGAAGAGGACCGACCCGCTTCCGCCGACCGAAGTACGATATGCTCCGGCACGCTCTTCCACTGACGCGAAACTTTTGGGACCCGTAACGTGGACGATCCGCCGCCGGCCAAGGGTTTTTAGCCACTCGACGGCCTCGCGAGACCCGCCCGCATCGTCCGAAACCAGGCTTACCGCCTCGGCCGGAGCCTGAGTGAAGGCGTAAACGACTGGCACGTTGAGGTTGGTGAGATCGACCGGTAGTTGGCGATCGATGCGCTTGCCAGAGGCGATGATGCCATCGACTTGTTTGTCGAGCATGGCATCGACGTGGATTTTTGCGAGTGCCGGATCGTCTTCTATAGTGCAAAGGAAAACCGATACGCCCTGATCAACAAGCTCTTCAGAGACGCCTGCCATCAGGGGCAGGGTGAAACGACCATAGGTATCGTTAGTCAGCAGTCCCACGGTGAAGCTGCGGCGTTGAATGAGGCCGCGGGCCATTGCATTCGGCCGGAACCCCAGATTGCTCGCCGCTTCCTTTACGCGCGAACGGGTTTCCTCTGTCATGCGACCGGTATCGTTCAGAGCTTTCGATGCGGTGGCAACACTGACACCCGCCGCTTGCGCAACATCGTAGATCCTAACGCGCTTTGTGGTTGGCCCTGACAACTGCGTTTCCCGTGAGAAAACCATTTCTCACCATGAGAAACCCTTTTCTCTGCGCGATGTCAAGTCCGCCACTTGCACTTGTGCCCAGGACGCGCTGTCCTGCGAGGACGACGTGAATGCTGTCATCAGGCTGCTACCTGTCTTGATGTCGTCAAGGTCACGAGGCAGGTTTATCTTACTCTGAGCTGACCCAAGCTCCCATCTCGCCTGCGGCCATCGACCTCCGGCGCAGGCTTCTTTTTAATCGAGCTGACATGGTGCAAGGGACGCTGAAATGACACATTACTCCGCTGCCCTCGCCGCATTCGTCACGCGGTCTCTCAGCACCATTCGACGAGGCGGACGGTTGCCGATAATTCTTCTCTCGGCTGCTCTCCTGGCTGCGACTGTGATCGCGCCGGTCCCGCTTTCGTCTCAAGAGACCCCTCCGCCCCTGCGGGATTGCCGCGCCTTGCTCAAATTTGCGCGCAACGAGCTGGTCCGCAAACCCGAGACGATCGTCGAGGATATTTCCGGTGGCTGCCGCTTTATCCATCTCGGTCTCCTCGTTGACGACCATGTGGCAGCCGACGTCGACGAAATG
This DNA window, taken from Devosia neptuniae, encodes the following:
- a CDS encoding LacI family DNA-binding transcriptional regulator, encoding MVFSRETQLSGPTTKRVRIYDVAQAAGVSVATASKALNDTGRMTEETRSRVKEAASNLGFRPNAMARGLIQRRSFTVGLLTNDTYGRFTLPLMAGVSEELVDQGVSVFLCTIEDDPALAKIHVDAMLDKQVDGIIASGKRIDRQLPVDLTNLNVPVVYAFTQAPAEAVSLVSDDAGGSREAVEWLKTLGRRRIVHVTGPKSFASVEERAGAYRTSVGGSGSVLFGTWSEQWGHEAVSQLWSVGGDKPDAIFCGNDQIARGVVDALRERDVSVPDEVSVIGFDNWEIVAAATRPPLTTIDMNLKALGREAGRLVLALAAGETVEPGIRKLPCQLVIRQSCGGVLRN
- a CDS encoding ABC transporter substrate-binding protein, which codes for MIRKLLVATSLASLCLVSNAMAQETINMWVRTGIGTAFTSLADAYNASHKNQIALTEVPFAELVQKYATAIAGGQAPDALSLDLIYTPSFAAAGQLQDLTEWAKGLDYFESLSPSHVTLGTYEDKIYGLPLLVETSVLAWNKGLYEQAGLDPEKAPANWDEIEANAEAIRALGGDNYGFYFSGGSCGGCMIFTFTPLVWASGADILSPDGQTATLDTPQMRAAIDKYRSMVEKDLVPEGSATDNGVNFLSFTNGKIGHQSLGAFAIGTLVNDYPDIDFGVTMIPGIEGGTSSFAGGDNIVVTKDTPRLAAVQEFIEFAYSPEGQKILAQNGSLPTRSDIAAETLAGLDPRLQVAVDAIAVAKTPYTLLFNDLINSANGPWATFTNAAIYGDDVDGAFANAQSEMQSIIDNAP